acagtgctccttgggatgtttaaagcttgggaaatctttttgtaaccaaatccggctttaaacttctccacaacagtatctcggacctgcctggtgtgttccttgttattcatgatgctctctgcgctttaaacggacctctgagacgatcacagagcaggtgcatttatacggagacttgattacacacaggtggattctatttatcatcattagtcatttaggtcaacattggatcattcagagatcctcactgaacttctggagagagtttgctgcactgaaagtaaaggggctgaataattttgcacgcccaattttttgaaatatccaataaatttcgttatacttcatgattgtgtcccacttgttgttgattcttcacaaaaaattacagttttatatctttatgtttgaagcctgaaatgtggcaaaaggtcgaaaagttcaagggggccgaatactttcgcaaggcactgtatttatcacacacacacagacacacacacacacagcaccagtcaaacgtttggacacaccttctcaaagtttttttttttgtaatattttctacattgtagaataatagtgaagacatcaaaactataaaaataacacatatggaatcatgtagtaaccaaaaagtttaataaatcaaaatgtattttatatttaagattcttcaacgtagccaccctttgccttgaaagctttgcacactcttggcgttctctcaaccagcttcatgaggtagtcacctggaatgaactgctggaaatctgttctttgctctgatgattttggttccaaccatcgagattttgtgagacgcagagaatgtgaacggatgatctccccatgtgtggttcccaccgcgaagcatggaggaggtgtgatggtgtgggggtgctttgctggtgacactgtctgattaatttagaattcaaggcacaattaaccagcatggctaccacagcattctgcagcgatacgccatcccatctgctttgcgcttagtgggactatcagttgttttttcaacaggacaatgacccaacacccctccaggctgtgtaagggctatttgaccaagaaggagagtgatggagtgctgcatcagatgacctggcctccacaatcatccgacctcaacccaattgagatggtttgggatgagttggaccgcagagtgaaggaaaagcaaccaacaagtgctcagcatatgtaggaactcctgttggaaaagcattccaggtgaagctggttgagagaatgccaagagtgtgcaaagctgtcatccaggcaaagggtggctatttgaaaaatctcaaatatattttgatttgtttaacacattttctgGTTACTAAAATGAttccatgtgtcatttcatagttgtgatgccttcaatattattctacaatgtagaaaatagtaaaaataataaaagaaaaagcctggaatgagtaggtatgtccaaacttttttttgtctgtctgtctgtctgtctgtctgtctgtctgtctgtctgtctgtctgtctgtctgtctgtctgtctgtctgtctgtctgtctgtctgtctgtctgtctgtctgtctgtctgtctgtctgtctgtctgtcatagtagaatgcacaaggtgacaTGTAGGGCTCGAGGGATTCTTGAAAGTCGGGACAATCCTTGTCCGGCAGGGAAACTTCATTTCTTTACGGATGGCTAACTatggaaattcctttggtctctagGGTAATTCAGAAAGCAGATTGAGGACCTTAATACTGATGAATGTGCCTGTTCTTTATGACCGTGTTTCTCCTTTCTTTCAGCTTATATTTATTTTTTGATGTATTTCCTATCATTTATGTTAGTCAGTGCTcctctgtaaaagagaccttggtgtcagtatgactccctgataacataaaaggttaaataaaaaaataaataaaatagatggTTTCATTATTTGAGCTTAAATATGTCATATAACAAGgcatttttcaaaaatattttcAATATTATTCATTTCTATGTCAGCTCTGTGCCAGGAAATGCCCTTGTCCAGAGCAAAGAATCACAATTTCAAACTCTCCCAAAAAGTGTTGAAAATTCTGAAAAGTATCTCATGTAGTTTATTGCCCCATTTGACTTTAAATAATATTTCTCTCTAAACTGCGATTGGTCAACATATCGCGCAACAAGGAAACACATGGTCCTGAAAGTCCTCTACTTTCATAGATTTAAACAATATACAACCAGAACCTGTCAATTCCAATTTCACTTCTAGATTAAGATAAAACATGATTTACAGTTCCAATATGTTCATATTAAAATGAGTTTTTTGAGTCATATGAAACTGAGAAAAAACTCAAATTGCTACTAAGTACACCTACTGAATAAAGTAGAAAAATATGGGATTTGTCAActccatttaaaaaataaataaataataagtcTGATTTATGTCTAACCCCAACGTGGTCAGAGTGCTGAAAGGTCTGAGAACAGTTAGGTTTTTATTGGGAATTTGCAAATAATATTCAATATTTTACAAAATGTttgtatttaacttttatttttttagaagcaaaaaaaatgtatgttttaaagCACCTGTTGTCAACATCTTCAGTGGCTTGTCAACTCAGTCACTGATGACTAACCCTGTTAAAATAGTTTATTTTCTGTCAATGTTATTAAAAAACTATTTCAATCACTGTTCTGCAACATGCTTAAACTATTGAATTATTTGCTGAGCTAGATCAAAGGGATAATGTTGGCTTTATACATGTTGTTTTATGTTCTGAACCTAGAAAAACATGCCAAAATGCTAATGAAATGAACCCCGCAGGGTTTTATATAGAACTATAAAAAGAAGTTTGGAGATTTGTAATATATTGAATAATCTAATGTCAGAACTAAACAATCAGGGTTCCCGAGAGGCACGGCATCATGGTGTTGGACTACAGACTAgagacccgggttcaatcccaggctgtgtcacaaccggccgtgaccgggagtcccatagatcggcccagcgtcgtccgggttaagtgAGGGAGGGGGCcattacttggctcatcgtgctctagcgactccttgtggtgggccgggtgcctgcaggctgatgacagtcgtcagttgaatggtgtgtcctctgacacattggtgcagctgtcttccgggttaagcgggcgagtGTTATTTGTGAGAAAAACAAAAGTGGAGATTGTCTCGTCTTTCAAGAATCCctgagggaatagggttccatttgggagacAGCCTAACACTCTGGTTAAATCACTCTTGTCTAGATCCCACAGCACGCCATCTGTCTGTCATACCGTTGACTCTGACTGTCTCACTCTGGCCTCTGACAGACATGGAGTAGGGAGCAAGACTTCTGTAGTAGGTCACACTGACACTGGAGCGAGACAcacagatctgtgtgtgtgtgtgtgtgtgtgtgtgtgtgtgtgtgtgtgtgtgtgtgtgtgtgtgtgtgagagagagacagatattgaGACAGGGAGAACATTGAAGGAATACATGTTAGATGATTATAATCCCACCACCagcccccttcctctcctctggagGTGTGGCCTAGCGTACCTCAGTCCTAGCCTGTCCGTTATGGGAGGGGCCATCCTTCACCTTAGCTCCACCTTTCTTTTCCTTCATGTCCTTTGGGCAGAGAAAGCCAATCAGAACACAGCACAGAAacagccagccaatcagaaaacagaagagagacagccagccagcca
The window above is part of the Salmo salar chromosome ssa15, Ssal_v3.1, whole genome shotgun sequence genome. Proteins encoded here:
- the hmgn3 gene encoding high mobility group nucleosome-binding domain-containing protein 3 isoform X2, whose translation is MPKRKSPEGAHAKDASKVTKQEKPAPPKPVEVKPKKAIAKDMKEKKGGAKVKDGPSHNGQARTEICVSRSSVSVTYYRSLAPYSMSVRGQSETVRVNGD
- the hmgn3 gene encoding high mobility group nucleosome-binding domain-containing protein 3 isoform X1, whose protein sequence is MPKRKSPEGAHAKDASKVTKQEPTRRSERLSSKPAPPKPVEVKPKKAIAKDMKEKKGGAKVKDGPSHNGQARTEICVSRSSVSVTYYRSLAPYSMSVRGQSETVRVNGD